The Corynebacterium vitaeruminis DSM 20294 genome window below encodes:
- the rpoB gene encoding DNA-directed RNA polymerase subunit beta, with translation MLEGPILAVSRQTKADIPGAPKRKSFAKITEPIEVPGLLDIQLDSFAWLVGTPEWRARKQEELGEGARVTSGLEDILEELSPIQDYSGNMSLSLSEPRFEDMKNTIEEAKDKDINYSAPLYVTAEFINNDTQEIKSQTVFIGDFPMMTDKGTFIVNGTERVVVSQLVRSPGVYFDQTIDKSTERPLHSVKVIPSRGAWLEFDVDKRDTVGVRIDRKRRQPVTVLLKALGWTTEQITERFGFSELMMSTLEADGVANTDEALLEIYRKQRPGEQPTRDLAQSLLDNSFFRAKRYDLAKVGRYKVNRKLGLGGDNDGLMTLTEEDIATTLEYLVRLHAGETSMTSPSGTVIPVETDDIDHFGNRRLRTVGELIQNQVRVGLSRMERVVRERMTTQDAESITPTSLINVRPVSAAIREFFGTSQMSQFMDQNNSLSGLTNKRRLSALGPGGLSRERAGIEVRDVHASHYGRMCPIETPEGPNIGLIGALASYARVNPFGFIETPYRKVENGKLTDQIDYLTADEEDRFRVAQAKTAVDAEGNIIDDRVTVRMKNGDIAVVSGDEIDYMDVSPRQMVSVATAMIPFLEHDDANRALMGANMQRQAVPLVRSEAPLVGTGMELRAAYDAGDLIINKAAGVVENVCADYITVMQDDGLRETYLLRKFERTNQGTCYNQKPLVNIGDRVEDGQVLADGPGTKDGEMSLGRNLLVAFMPWEGHNYEDAIILNQRVVEEDILTSIHIEEHEIDARDTKLGAEEITREIPNVSEDVLKDLDERGIVRIGADVRDGDILVGKVTPKGETELTPEERLLRAIFGEKAREVRDTSMKVPHGETGKVIGVRRFSREDDDDLAPGVNEMIRVYVAQKRKIQDGDKLAGRHGNKGVVGKILPAEDMPFLPDGTPVDIILNTHGVPRRMNIGQVLEVHLGWLAAAGWHVDPADPKNAELLKVLPEDLYDVPAGTLTATPVFDGASNEELAGLLANSNPNRDGDVMVDENGKATLFDGRSGEPFPYPVSVGYMYMLKLHHLVDEKIHARSTGPYSMITQQPLGGKAQFGGQRFGEMEVWAMQAYGAAYTLQELLTIKSDDVVGRVKVYEAIVKGENIPDPGIPESFKVLLKELQSLCLNVEVLSADGTPMELSGSDDDEFDQAGASLGINLSRDERSDADIA, from the coding sequence GTGCTGGAAGGACCCATCTTGGCAGTCTCCCGCCAGACCAAGGCCGACATCCCTGGGGCTCCAAAACGTAAGTCGTTTGCAAAGATTACGGAACCAATCGAGGTCCCGGGACTTCTTGATATTCAGCTCGACTCCTTTGCTTGGCTCGTCGGCACGCCGGAGTGGCGTGCGCGCAAGCAGGAGGAGCTGGGTGAGGGCGCCCGCGTCACAAGCGGACTCGAGGACATCCTCGAGGAGCTCTCGCCGATCCAGGATTACTCTGGAAACATGTCTCTGTCTCTGTCAGAGCCGCGCTTCGAGGACATGAAGAACACCATCGAAGAGGCCAAGGACAAGGACATCAACTACTCCGCGCCACTGTACGTGACCGCAGAGTTCATCAACAATGACACCCAGGAGATCAAGTCTCAGACCGTCTTCATCGGCGACTTCCCGATGATGACCGACAAGGGCACGTTCATCGTCAACGGCACCGAGCGTGTCGTCGTCTCCCAGCTGGTTCGTTCCCCGGGCGTCTACTTCGATCAGACGATCGACAAGTCCACCGAGCGCCCGCTGCACTCCGTGAAGGTGATCCCCTCCCGCGGCGCGTGGCTCGAGTTCGACGTGGACAAGCGCGACACCGTGGGCGTGCGCATCGACCGCAAGCGCCGCCAGCCGGTCACCGTCCTGCTGAAGGCCCTCGGCTGGACCACCGAGCAGATCACGGAGCGCTTCGGCTTCTCCGAGCTCATGATGTCCACCCTCGAGGCGGACGGCGTGGCCAACACCGACGAGGCCCTGCTGGAGATCTACCGCAAGCAGCGCCCGGGCGAGCAGCCGACCCGCGACCTCGCGCAGTCCCTGCTGGACAACTCCTTCTTCCGCGCCAAGCGCTACGACCTGGCCAAGGTCGGCCGCTACAAGGTCAACCGCAAGCTGGGCCTGGGCGGCGACAACGACGGCCTCATGACCCTGACCGAAGAGGACATCGCCACCACGCTCGAGTACCTCGTGCGCCTGCACGCGGGCGAGACCTCGATGACCTCGCCGTCCGGCACCGTCATCCCGGTCGAGACCGACGACATCGACCACTTCGGCAACCGCCGCCTGCGCACCGTCGGCGAGCTCATCCAGAACCAGGTCCGCGTGGGCCTGTCCCGCATGGAGCGCGTCGTGCGCGAGCGCATGACCACCCAGGACGCCGAGTCGATCACGCCGACCTCGCTGATCAACGTTCGCCCGGTCTCCGCCGCCATCCGTGAGTTCTTCGGAACCTCCCAGATGTCGCAGTTCATGGACCAGAACAACTCCCTGTCCGGTCTGACGAACAAGCGCCGCCTCTCGGCCCTGGGCCCCGGCGGCCTGTCCCGCGAGCGCGCCGGCATCGAGGTCCGCGACGTTCACGCCTCTCACTACGGCCGCATGTGCCCGATTGAGACTCCTGAGGGCCCGAACATCGGTCTGATCGGCGCCCTGGCCTCTTACGCCCGCGTGAACCCCTTCGGCTTCATCGAGACCCCCTACCGCAAGGTCGAAAACGGCAAGCTGACGGACCAGATTGACTACCTGACCGCCGACGAGGAGGACCGCTTCCGCGTCGCCCAGGCCAAGACCGCCGTCGACGCCGAGGGCAACATCATCGACGATCGCGTCACCGTCCGCATGAAGAATGGCGACATCGCCGTCGTCTCCGGCGACGAGATCGACTACATGGACGTCTCGCCGCGCCAGATGGTCTCCGTGGCTACCGCAATGATCCCGTTCCTCGAGCACGACGACGCCAACCGTGCCCTCATGGGTGCGAACATGCAGCGCCAGGCCGTGCCGCTGGTGCGTTCCGAGGCTCCGCTGGTCGGTACCGGCATGGAGCTGCGCGCCGCCTACGACGCGGGCGACCTCATCATCAACAAGGCCGCCGGCGTCGTCGAGAACGTCTGCGCCGACTACATCACCGTCATGCAGGACGACGGCCTGCGCGAGACCTACCTGCTGCGTAAGTTCGAGCGCACCAACCAGGGCACCTGCTACAACCAGAAGCCGCTGGTCAACATCGGCGACCGCGTCGAAGACGGCCAGGTGCTGGCCGATGGCCCGGGCACCAAGGACGGCGAGATGTCGCTCGGCCGCAACCTGCTGGTCGCGTTCATGCCGTGGGAGGGCCACAACTACGAGGACGCCATCATCCTCAACCAGCGCGTGGTGGAGGAGGACATCCTCACCTCGATCCACATCGAGGAGCACGAGATCGACGCCCGCGACACCAAGCTCGGTGCCGAGGAGATCACCCGTGAGATCCCGAACGTGTCCGAGGACGTGCTCAAGGACCTCGACGAGCGCGGCATCGTCCGCATCGGCGCCGACGTCCGCGACGGCGACATCCTGGTCGGTAAGGTCACCCCGAAGGGCGAGACCGAGCTGACCCCGGAGGAGCGCCTGCTGCGCGCCATCTTCGGCGAGAAGGCCCGCGAGGTCCGCGACACCTCCATGAAGGTGCCGCACGGTGAGACCGGCAAGGTCATCGGCGTCCGCCGCTTCTCCCGCGAGGACGACGACGATCTGGCCCCGGGCGTGAACGAGATGATCCGCGTCTACGTCGCTCAGAAGCGCAAGATCCAGGACGGCGACAAGCTCGCCGGCCGCCACGGCAACAAGGGCGTCGTGGGCAAGATCCTGCCGGCCGAGGACATGCCGTTCCTGCCGGACGGCACCCCGGTTGACATCATCCTCAACACCCACGGTGTGCCGCGTCGTATGAACATCGGCCAGGTGCTCGAGGTTCACCTGGGCTGGCTGGCTGCCGCCGGTTGGCACGTGGACCCGGCCGACCCGAAGAACGCAGAGCTGCTTAAGGTGCTGCCGGAGGACCTCTACGACGTCCCGGCTGGCACGCTCACCGCGACCCCGGTGTTCGACGGCGCCTCCAACGAGGAGCTGGCTGGCCTGCTCGCCAACTCGAACCCGAACCGCGACGGCGACGTCATGGTCGACGAGAACGGCAAGGCCACCCTGTTCGACGGCCGCTCCGGCGAGCCCTTCCCGTACCCGGTGTCCGTTGGCTACATGTACATGCTGAAGCTGCACCACCTGGTCGACGAGAAGATCCACGCCCGCTCCACCGGCCCGTACTCCATGATTACCCAGCAGCCGCTGGGTGGTAAGGCCCAGTTCGGTGGCCAGCGCTTCGGCGAGATGGAGGTGTGGGCAATGCAGGCATACGGCGCTGCCTACACCCTGCAGGAGCTTCTGACTATCAAGTCTGACGACGTGGTCGGCCGCGTGAAGGTCTACGAGGCGATCGTCAAGGGCGAGAACATCCCGGATCCGGGCATCCCGGAGTCCTTCAAGGTTCTCCTCAAGGAGCTGCAGTCCCTGTGCCTGAACGTGGAGGTCCTCTCCGCGGACGGCACCCCGATGGAACTGTCCGGCTCCGACGACGATGAGTTCGACCAGGCCGGTGCCTCTCTCGGCATCAACCTGTCGCGCGACGAGCGTTCCGACGCCGACATCGCCTAA
- a CDS encoding DNA-directed RNA polymerase subunit beta', whose protein sequence is MLDVNFFDELRIGLATADDIRRWSKGEVKKPETINYRTLKPEKDGLFCERIFGPTRDWECQCGKYKRVRYKGIICERCGVEVTKSKVRRERMGHIELAAPVTHIWYFKGVPSRLGYLLDLAPKDLERIIYFAANIITSVDEEARHNDQSTLEAEMLLEKKDVEADAESEIAERAQKLEEDLAELEAAGAKADARRKVQNAADKEMQHIRERAEREVARLEEIWQTFIKLAPKQMIIDETIYEELVDRYEDYFTGGMGAEAIQTLIRNFDLDAEAEELRQIINEGKGQKKMRALKRLKVVAAFQRSGNDPAGMVLDCIPVIPPELRPMVQLDGGRFATSDLNDLYRRVINRNNRLKRMIDLGAPEIIVNNEKRMLQESVDALFDNGRRGRPVTGPGNRPLKSLSDLLKGKQGRFRQNLLGKRVDYSGRSVIIVGPQLKLHECGLPKLMALELFKPFVMKRLVENDYAQNIKSAKRMVERQRPEVWDVLEEAIAEHPVMLNRAPTLHRLGIQAFEPKLIEGKAIQLHPLACEAFNADFDGDQMAVHLPLSAEAQAEARILMLASNNILSPASGKPLAMPRLDMVTGLYYLTMDKRADEFGGQGAYEPATENGPAKGVYSSYAEAIMAYDRGVLGLQAQIKVRISHLRPPADIEAEYFPDGWEQGQTWLATTSLGRVMFNELLPWNYPYLEGVMVRKGGGSDKIMLGDVINDLAAKYPMITVAQTMDKMKDAGFYWATRSGVTITMSDVLVLPNKEEILERYESEARKIERKFWEQGALTERERYDRLVELWKDATDTVGKAVEALYPDDNPIPMIVKSGAAGNMRQIWTLAGMKGMVVNSKGDYITRPIKTSFREGLSVLEYFNNSHGSRKGLADTALRTADSGYLTRRLVDVAQDVIVREEDCGTRLGIRVPVAVPVKDAEGNVTGYRAHELIETTVSGRVAATDVKSGDEVLVAAGENLTDALIDKLVEAGVEQIKVRSVLTCQTPTGVCAKCYGKSMASGKLVDIGEAVGIVAAQSIGEPGTQLTMRTFHQGGVGGDITGGLPRVQELFEARVPKNRAPIASVAGTVHLDDEGNFYTLTITPDDGSDNVVYEKLSKRQGLATVRVPMETNPGAFIERTLREGDHVGVGDRLLRGPADPHDVLEVLGRRGVEQHLVDEVQAVYRAQGVAIHDKHIEIIIRQMLRRGTVIESGSTEFLPGTLVDLSEAKAANAEAIAAGGSPAELRSEIMGITKASLATESWLSAASFQETTRVLTDAAINKRSDKLIGLKENVIIGKLIPAGTGISRYRNIAVKPTEAARNAAYSIPTYGDSIYGDDGYGEFTGASVPLDEAFDL, encoded by the coding sequence GTGCTCGACGTCAACTTCTTCGATGAGCTCCGCATCGGCCTGGCCACCGCCGACGACATCCGCCGTTGGTCCAAGGGCGAGGTCAAGAAGCCGGAGACCATTAACTACCGCACGCTCAAGCCTGAGAAGGACGGCCTGTTCTGCGAGCGCATCTTCGGTCCCACCCGCGACTGGGAGTGCCAGTGTGGTAAGTACAAGCGCGTGCGCTACAAGGGCATCATCTGTGAGCGCTGTGGCGTTGAGGTGACCAAGTCCAAGGTGCGCCGCGAGCGCATGGGCCACATTGAGCTGGCCGCGCCGGTCACCCACATCTGGTACTTCAAGGGCGTTCCTTCCCGCCTGGGCTACCTTCTGGACCTGGCTCCGAAGGACCTGGAGCGCATCATCTACTTCGCCGCCAACATCATCACCAGCGTTGATGAGGAGGCCCGCCACAACGACCAGTCCACCCTGGAGGCAGAGATGCTTCTGGAGAAGAAGGACGTGGAGGCCGACGCAGAGTCTGAGATCGCCGAGCGCGCTCAGAAGCTGGAGGAGGACCTGGCTGAGCTCGAGGCTGCCGGCGCCAAGGCCGACGCACGCCGCAAGGTTCAGAACGCTGCCGACAAGGAGATGCAGCACATCCGCGAGCGCGCCGAGCGCGAGGTCGCGCGCCTAGAGGAGATCTGGCAGACCTTCATCAAGCTCGCCCCGAAGCAGATGATCATCGACGAGACCATCTACGAGGAGCTCGTCGACCGCTACGAGGATTACTTCACCGGCGGCATGGGCGCAGAGGCCATCCAGACCCTCATCCGCAACTTCGACCTCGACGCCGAGGCCGAGGAGCTGCGCCAGATCATCAACGAGGGCAAGGGCCAGAAGAAGATGCGTGCCCTCAAGCGCCTGAAGGTCGTCGCGGCCTTCCAGCGCTCCGGCAACGATCCGGCTGGCATGGTGCTCGACTGCATCCCGGTCATCCCGCCGGAGCTGCGCCCGATGGTTCAGCTCGACGGTGGCCGCTTCGCCACCAGTGACCTGAACGACCTCTACCGTCGCGTGATCAACCGCAACAACCGCTTGAAGCGCATGATCGACCTCGGCGCGCCCGAGATCATCGTGAACAACGAGAAGCGCATGCTGCAGGAGTCCGTGGACGCCCTGTTCGACAACGGCCGCCGCGGCCGCCCGGTCACCGGTCCTGGTAACCGCCCGCTGAAGTCCCTGAGCGACCTGCTCAAGGGCAAGCAGGGTCGTTTCCGCCAGAACCTGCTGGGTAAGCGCGTCGACTACTCCGGTCGTTCGGTTATTATCGTCGGCCCGCAGCTCAAGCTGCACGAGTGTGGTCTGCCGAAGCTCATGGCGCTCGAGCTGTTCAAGCCGTTCGTCATGAAGCGCCTGGTCGAGAACGACTACGCGCAGAACATCAAGTCCGCCAAGCGCATGGTCGAGCGCCAGCGCCCCGAGGTGTGGGACGTGCTCGAAGAGGCCATCGCCGAGCACCCGGTGATGCTCAACCGCGCACCGACCCTGCACCGCCTGGGCATCCAGGCCTTCGAGCCGAAGCTCATCGAGGGCAAGGCAATCCAGCTGCACCCGCTGGCGTGCGAGGCCTTCAACGCCGACTTCGACGGTGACCAGATGGCAGTCCACCTGCCGCTGAGCGCCGAGGCGCAGGCCGAGGCCCGCATTCTCATGCTCGCCTCGAACAACATCCTGTCCCCGGCCTCCGGCAAGCCGCTGGCCATGCCGCGTCTGGACATGGTCACGGGCCTGTACTACCTGACCATGGACAAGCGCGCCGACGAGTTCGGCGGCCAGGGCGCCTACGAGCCGGCCACCGAGAACGGCCCGGCCAAGGGCGTGTACTCCTCCTACGCGGAGGCCATCATGGCCTACGACCGGGGCGTGCTCGGCCTGCAGGCGCAGATCAAGGTGCGCATCTCGCACCTGCGTCCGCCGGCAGACATCGAGGCGGAGTACTTCCCGGACGGCTGGGAGCAGGGCCAGACCTGGCTTGCTACTACCTCTCTGGGTCGCGTGATGTTCAACGAGCTGCTGCCGTGGAACTACCCGTACCTCGAGGGCGTCATGGTCCGTAAGGGCGGCGGCTCCGACAAGATCATGCTCGGCGACGTCATCAACGACCTCGCGGCGAAGTACCCGATGATCACCGTGGCTCAGACCATGGACAAGATGAAGGACGCCGGCTTCTACTGGGCAACCCGTTCCGGCGTGACCATCACCATGTCCGACGTGCTCGTGCTTCCGAACAAGGAAGAGATCCTCGAGCGCTACGAGTCCGAGGCGCGCAAGATCGAGCGCAAGTTCTGGGAGCAGGGTGCTCTCACCGAGCGCGAGCGCTACGACCGCCTGGTCGAGCTGTGGAAGGACGCCACCGACACCGTGGGTAAGGCCGTCGAGGCCCTGTACCCGGATGACAACCCGATCCCGATGATCGTGAAGTCCGGCGCCGCCGGTAATATGCGTCAGATCTGGACCCTGGCCGGCATGAAGGGCATGGTCGTGAACTCGAAGGGTGACTACATCACCCGCCCGATCAAGACCTCCTTCCGCGAGGGCCTGTCGGTGCTCGAGTACTTCAACAACTCGCACGGCTCCCGTAAGGGCCTGGCCGATACCGCTCTGCGTACCGCCGACTCGGGCTACCTCACCCGTCGTCTGGTCGACGTCGCGCAGGACGTCATCGTCCGCGAGGAGGACTGTGGCACCCGCCTGGGCATCCGCGTTCCGGTCGCCGTGCCGGTCAAGGACGCCGAGGGCAACGTCACCGGCTACCGCGCGCACGAGCTCATCGAGACCACCGTCTCCGGCCGCGTCGCCGCCACCGACGTCAAGTCGGGCGACGAGGTTCTGGTCGCCGCCGGTGAGAACCTCACCGACGCGCTCATCGACAAGCTGGTCGAGGCCGGCGTCGAGCAGATCAAGGTCCGCTCCGTGCTCACCTGCCAGACCCCGACCGGTGTCTGCGCGAAGTGCTACGGCAAGTCCATGGCCTCCGGCAAGCTCGTCGACATCGGCGAGGCCGTCGGCATCGTGGCCGCGCAGTCCATTGGTGAGCCTGGTACCCAGCTGACCATGCGTACGTTCCACCAGGGTGGTGTCGGTGGCGACATCACCGGTGGTCTGCCGCGTGTCCAGGAGCTGTTCGAGGCCCGCGTTCCGAAGAACCGCGCCCCGATCGCTTCCGTCGCCGGCACCGTCCACCTCGACGACGAGGGCAACTTCTACACCCTGACCATCACCCCGGACGACGGTTCGGACAACGTGGTCTACGAGAAGCTGTCCAAGCGCCAGGGCCTGGCTACGGTCCGCGTGCCGATGGAGACCAACCCGGGCGCGTTCATCGAGCGCACCCTCCGCGAGGGCGACCACGTGGGCGTCGGCGACCGACTCCTGCGCGGCCCGGCTGACCCGCACGACGTGCTCGAGGTTCTCGGCCGACGCGGTGTGGAGCAGCACCTCGTCGACGAGGTCCAGGCCGTCTACCGTGCACAGGGTGTGGCCATCCACGACAAGCACATCGAGATCATCATCCGCCAGATGCTGCGTCGCGGCACCGTCATCGAGTCCGGTTCCACCGAGTTCCTGCCGGGTACCCTGGTCGATCTCTCCGAGGCCAAGGCGGCCAACGCCGAGGCCATTGCCGCCGGCGGCAGCCCCGCCGAGCTGCGCAGCGAGATCATGGGTATCACCAAGGCCTCGCTGGCTACCGAGTCCTGGCTGTCGGCGGCCTCCTTCCAGGAGACCACCCGCGTGCTCACGGACGCCGCGATCAACAAGCGCTCCGACAAGCTCATCGGCCTGAAGGAGAACGTGATCATCGGTAAGCTGATCCCGGCCGGTACCGGTATCTCCCGCTACCGCAACATCGCCGTCAAGCCGACCGAGGCGGCCCGCAACGCGGCCTACTCGATCCCGACCTACGGCGACTCCATCTACGGCGACGACGGCTACGGTGAGTTCACCGGCGCCTCCGTCCCGCTGGACGAGGCCTTCGACCTCTAG
- a CDS encoding VOC family protein codes for MQTIVPNIWCNGNALEIGQFYADAFPKSKITGIVRYPTEGLLDFQKPMAGQPLTVDVAIAGYKITLVNADDTFAPNPAISFMVTSPTPEATRALWDRLVAGGTVMMELGQYPFNPLYGWVEDKFGVSWQLLTDASGTAPYIYPNFMFCGRSQNRAAEAIETYTGIFPDSAVERVVTYGEMGTPANGVIEEDSVVFSTFTLAGQTFGAMDSAVKQPFDFNCGVAMLVNAHGQDEIDRYWQALSAAPEAERCGWLQDRFGVAWEIVPDNLGELMVRPNAYEKLMKMGKIVIDEF; via the coding sequence ATGCAGACAATCGTCCCCAACATCTGGTGCAACGGCAACGCGCTCGAGATCGGCCAGTTCTACGCCGACGCGTTCCCGAAGTCGAAGATCACCGGCATCGTGCGCTATCCCACCGAGGGCCTGCTCGACTTCCAAAAGCCCATGGCGGGCCAGCCGCTGACGGTCGACGTCGCCATCGCGGGCTATAAGATCACGCTGGTCAACGCCGACGACACCTTCGCACCCAACCCGGCGATCAGCTTCATGGTCACCAGCCCCACCCCGGAGGCCACCCGCGCCCTGTGGGACAGGCTCGTCGCGGGCGGCACGGTGATGATGGAGCTCGGGCAGTACCCCTTCAACCCGTTGTACGGCTGGGTGGAGGACAAGTTCGGCGTCAGTTGGCAGCTGCTTACCGACGCCTCCGGCACCGCACCCTACATCTATCCCAACTTCATGTTCTGCGGCCGTTCCCAAAACCGCGCGGCCGAAGCCATCGAGACCTACACCGGCATCTTCCCGGACTCCGCGGTCGAGCGCGTGGTCACCTACGGGGAGATGGGAACCCCTGCCAACGGCGTCATCGAGGAGGACTCGGTGGTGTTTTCCACGTTCACGCTCGCGGGCCAGACCTTCGGCGCGATGGACTCCGCGGTCAAACAGCCCTTCGACTTCAACTGCGGCGTGGCGATGCTGGTCAACGCCCACGGCCAAGACGAGATCGACCGCTACTGGCAGGCCTTGAGCGCCGCGCCCGAGGCGGAGCGCTGCGGCTGGCTGCAGGATCGGTTCGGCGTGGCGTGGGAGATCGTCCCCGACAACTTAGGCGAACTCATGGTCCGGCCGAACGCCTACGAGAAGCTCATGAAGATGGGCAAGATCGTCATCGACGAGTTCTAG
- a CDS encoding glycosyltransferase family 39 protein produces MKEKLATTRASGDRWAYGALALIVAVAGVAYSLGIKLGLVHDYYSAAVYSMSKDWSSFLWGSVDGGSITVDKLPGALWIQALSVRLFGFNDWAVLGPQMVESLLAVVVVFFTVRRWLRDAYGAGAANVAGLLAAAGLATTPIVAALAHAEISDTLLMLTLSLAAYTWTRAMEKGSWKWLALTGFFVGWAFQSKMAEAWGILPSLALTYLAFAPGGFVRRLWHTVVAGVSAAVFSLWWIVLVSITPADARPWIDGSADNSAWSMVFEYNLSGRYEEAGAGGGESWSYLFGSNVATQAGWFYLTAVVGLIVALWYTRKSARTSIVRSAALMTGLWFATFFVAFSVGRVMHSYYVIAFAPAVVMLTALGAIIAWKHNRVWVAVMALAGIGWAAYLSNQFSTFYTVTIPIIVVLGIVGLLALVASRRLRFAAPIAALMLTVASLTTPAVWAASTVQSSYSGSAHGPAAGPVSSMGGMGGSGGAPSGSGGPGSADGSGPGSGSGSGSSDGQMQAPSDGGQPPSGMQAPSDGSSDASTSTASSTSGHSHSGGMTPPSGSGSGSGSSDGATPPSGGSMGGSQGGPGGASSFDASSVLDYIRSNDPGSTYDAVVIGYSAASNFITSGGNVILAGGYSGDVNNLTLDQLKELINSGQVHYIYLGGGGHSAGSIGGSDGTDSSDSSSAVDEITAWVEANCTQVSDSGTSNLYECTSAS; encoded by the coding sequence ATGAAGGAAAAACTAGCCACTACCCGTGCGTCGGGCGACAGGTGGGCGTATGGCGCGCTGGCGCTCATCGTCGCGGTCGCGGGCGTCGCGTATTCACTCGGAATCAAACTCGGATTAGTCCACGACTACTACAGCGCCGCCGTCTACTCGATGTCGAAGGACTGGAGCTCCTTCCTCTGGGGCTCCGTCGACGGGGGCTCCATCACGGTGGACAAGCTGCCCGGCGCGCTGTGGATCCAGGCGCTGTCGGTGCGCCTGTTCGGCTTCAACGACTGGGCGGTGCTCGGCCCGCAGATGGTCGAGTCGCTGCTGGCCGTCGTCGTCGTGTTCTTCACCGTCCGCCGCTGGCTGCGTGACGCCTACGGCGCGGGCGCGGCCAACGTCGCCGGCCTGCTCGCCGCCGCGGGCTTGGCCACCACCCCGATCGTCGCGGCGCTCGCGCACGCGGAGATCTCCGACACCCTGCTCATGCTCACGCTGAGCCTCGCGGCCTACACCTGGACGCGCGCGATGGAGAAGGGCTCGTGGAAGTGGCTGGCACTCACCGGCTTCTTCGTCGGCTGGGCCTTCCAGTCCAAGATGGCCGAGGCCTGGGGCATCCTGCCCTCGCTCGCGCTGACCTACCTCGCCTTCGCGCCGGGCGGCTTCGTCCGCCGCCTGTGGCACACGGTGGTCGCCGGCGTCTCGGCGGCCGTGTTCTCCCTGTGGTGGATCGTTCTGGTCTCCATCACCCCGGCCGATGCGCGCCCGTGGATCGACGGCTCCGCAGACAACTCCGCGTGGTCGATGGTCTTCGAGTACAACCTGTCCGGCCGCTACGAGGAGGCCGGCGCTGGCGGCGGCGAGTCGTGGTCGTACCTGTTCGGCTCGAACGTGGCCACCCAGGCGGGCTGGTTCTACCTCACCGCGGTCGTCGGCCTCATCGTCGCGCTCTGGTACACGCGCAAGTCCGCGCGCACCTCGATCGTTCGCTCCGCGGCGCTCATGACCGGCCTGTGGTTCGCGACCTTCTTCGTGGCCTTCTCCGTCGGCCGCGTCATGCACAGCTACTACGTGATCGCGTTCGCCCCGGCGGTGGTCATGCTCACCGCGCTCGGCGCGATCATCGCGTGGAAGCACAACCGCGTCTGGGTCGCCGTCATGGCGCTGGCGGGCATCGGCTGGGCGGCGTACCTGTCCAACCAGTTCTCCACCTTCTACACCGTCACCATCCCGATCATCGTCGTGCTCGGCATCGTGGGCCTGCTCGCGCTTGTCGCTTCCCGACGCCTACGGTTCGCCGCCCCCATCGCGGCGCTCATGCTGACGGTGGCCAGCCTCACCACCCCTGCCGTGTGGGCCGCGTCCACGGTCCAGAGCTCCTACTCCGGTAGCGCCCACGGGCCCGCCGCAGGCCCCGTGAGCAGCATGGGCGGCATGGGCGGCTCCGGTGGCGCGCCGAGCGGTTCCGGCGGGCCGGGTTCGGCTGACGGCTCTGGCCCTGGCTCCGGCTCCGGCTCCGGCTCCAGTGACGGGCAGATGCAGGCTCCCTCGGACGGCGGCCAGCCCCCGAGCGGCATGCAGGCTCCCTCCGACGGCAGCTCGGACGCCTCCACCTCGACCGCGTCGAGCACCTCCGGGCATTCCCACTCCGGCGGGATGACCCCGCCGTCCGGCTCTGGTTCTGGCTCTGGCTCCAGTGACGGCGCGACCCCGCCCTCCGGCGGCTCGATGGGTGGCTCACAGGGCGGCCCCGGCGGCGCCTCCAGCTTCGACGCCTCCTCGGTGCTCGACTACATCCGCAGCAACGACCCGGGCTCGACCTACGACGCCGTGGTCATCGGCTACTCGGCGGCCTCGAACTTCATCACCTCGGGCGGCAACGTCATCCTCGCCGGCGGCTACTCCGGCGACGTGAACAACCTGACGCTCGACCAGCTCAAGGAGCTCATCAACTCCGGCCAGGTCCACTACATCTACCTGGGCGGCGGCGGCCACAGCGCTGGCAGCATCGGCGGATCGGACGGCACGGACAGCTCAGACAGCTCCTCGGCGGTCGACGAGATCACCGCCTGGGTGGAGGCGAACTGCACCCAGGTCAGCGACTCCGGTACCTCGAACCTGTACGAGTGCACCTCGGCGTCCTAG